A region of Vigna radiata var. radiata cultivar VC1973A unplaced genomic scaffold, Vradiata_ver6 scaffold_374, whole genome shotgun sequence DNA encodes the following proteins:
- the LOC106780176 gene encoding type IV inositol polyphosphate 5-phosphatase 7 isoform X1 has protein sequence MRDENSKKSKLLTVLSFCCVMKLSWSKKMVRKFFNIKCKTEDSQADGAAYGGGDVECRSRNSFSEREPCTIKKSKTEKFSRSTDQVRRARMNLDHPRIIDVQNYSIFVATWNVAGRSPPNTLNLDDWLHSSSPADIYVLGFQEIVPLNAGNILGAEDNGPAKKWLALIRKTLNNLPGTSGSSGCYTPSPIPQPVVELNADFEGSARQKNSSFFHRRSFQTTSSGWGMDNDPSVVQPRLDRRYSVCDRVIFGHRPSDFDPSFRWGYRPSDYSRASDYSRPSDYSRWGSSDDDNGLGDSPSTVLFSPMSRGGGGPSFNEEGYAMPGHSRYCLVASKQMVGIYLTIWVRSELKDHVQNMKVSCVGRGLMGYLGNKGSISISMSLHETSFCFICSHLTSGQKEGDELRRNSDVMEILKKTRFPRVQGVDNDKSPQTILDHDRIIWLGDLNYRIALSYRSAKALVEMQNWRALLENDQLRIEQKRGRVFLGWNEGKIYFPPTYKYSTNSDRYAGDDMHPKEKRRTPAWCDRILWYGEGLHQLSYVRGESKFSDHRPVYGIFWAEVESAHGRLKKTMSCSRSRIEVEELLPYSGGYTELSFF, from the exons ATGAGAGATGAGAATTCCAAGAAAAGCAAG TTGTTGACTGTTTTGTCTTTCTGTTGCGTGATGAAGCTCTCATGGTCAAAGAAAATGGTCAGAAAGTTCTTTAATATCAAATGCAAGACTGAGGATTCCCAAGCCGACGGTGCTGCTTATGGAG GAGGTGACGTGGAATGCAGAAGTAGGAATAGCTTCTCTGAGAGAGAGCCATGCACAATCAAAAAGAGCAAAACAG AGAAGTTTAGCAGAAGCACAGATCAGGTGAGGCGAGCAAGAATGAATCTTGACCACCCTCGAATTATAGATGTGCAGAATTATAG CATTTTTGTAGCTACGTGGAATGTAGCTGGAAGATCTCCGCCAAATACTTTGAATTTAGATGATTGGCTTCACTCTTCATCACCCGCAGACATTTATGTTCTTGG ATTTCAAGAGATAGTTCCCTTGAATGCTGGTAATATCTTAGGGGCAGAAGACAATGGCCCTGCTAAAAAATGGTTGGCTCTCATCAGAAAGACTTTAAACAATCTTCCTGGCACCAGTGGAAGTAGTGGGTGTTATACACCATCTCCCATACCTCAGCCAGTTGTGGAGCTGAATGCAGATTTTGAGGGATCAGCTAGGCAGAAGAATTCATCTTTCTTCCATAGGCGATCATTTCAGACAACTTCTAGTGGTTGGGGAATGGACAATGATCCTTCAGTTGTGCAACCGCGGCTGGATAGAAGATACAGCGTTTGTGATCGTGTAATTTTTGGTCACAGGCCAAGTGACTTTGATCCCAGTTTTAGATGGGGCTACAGGCCTAGTGACTATTCCAGGGCAAGTGACTACTCAAGACCAAGTGACTACTCAAGATGGGGTTCATCAGACGATGACAATGGCCTTGGGGATTCACCAAGTACAGTCTTATTTTCCCCAATGTCCCGTGGTGGAGGTGGACCTTCCTTTAATGAAGAGGGATATGCCATGCCAGGTCACTCAAGGTACTGCCTTGTTGCTAGTAAGCAAATGGTGGGAATATATCTTACAATATGGGTGAGAAGTGAACTGAAAGATCATGTTCAAAATATGAAAGTGTCTTGTGTTGGCAGAGGATTGATGGGTTATCTGGGAAACAAG GGATCCATCTCAATTAGTATGTCTTTGCATGAAACAAGCTTTTGCTTTATCTGTAGCCATTTAACCTCAGGACAGAAAGAGGGTGATGAACTAAGAAGAAATTCTGATGTTATGGAGATTCTTAAAAAGACAAGGTTTCCTCGTGTTCAAGGTGTGGACAATGATAAGTCTCCACAGACAATCCTCGATCATGA TCGAATTATATGGCTTGGAGATTTGAACTACCGGATTGCCCTCTCCTACCGTTCTGCTAAGGCACTTGTTGAGATGCAAAACTGGAGAGCATTATTAGAGAATGATCAA TTAAGAATAGAGCAGAAAAGAGGTCGTGTGTTTCTGGGGTGGAATGAAGGGAAGATATATTTTCCTCCAACGTACAAGTATTCAACTAATTCAGATAGATATGCTGGAGATGATATGCATCccaaagagaaaaggagaaccCCTGCTTG gtGTGACCGTATTTTGTGGTATGGAGAAGGTCTACATCAGTTATCGTATGTCCGTGGGGAATCAAAGTTTTCAGATCACAGACCTGTGTATGGCATATTTTGGGCTGAGGTTGAGTCAGCTCATGGTAGATTGAAGAAAACTATGAGTTGTTCTCGTTCCAGAATTGAGGTGGAGGAACTTCTGCCATATTCCGGTGGATATACTGAACTGAGTTTTTTTTAA
- the LOC106780176 gene encoding type IV inositol polyphosphate 5-phosphatase 7 isoform X2, which yields MRDENSKKSKLSWSKKMVRKFFNIKCKTEDSQADGAAYGGGDVECRSRNSFSEREPCTIKKSKTEKFSRSTDQVRRARMNLDHPRIIDVQNYSIFVATWNVAGRSPPNTLNLDDWLHSSSPADIYVLGFQEIVPLNAGNILGAEDNGPAKKWLALIRKTLNNLPGTSGSSGCYTPSPIPQPVVELNADFEGSARQKNSSFFHRRSFQTTSSGWGMDNDPSVVQPRLDRRYSVCDRVIFGHRPSDFDPSFRWGYRPSDYSRASDYSRPSDYSRWGSSDDDNGLGDSPSTVLFSPMSRGGGGPSFNEEGYAMPGHSRYCLVASKQMVGIYLTIWVRSELKDHVQNMKVSCVGRGLMGYLGNKGSISISMSLHETSFCFICSHLTSGQKEGDELRRNSDVMEILKKTRFPRVQGVDNDKSPQTILDHDRIIWLGDLNYRIALSYRSAKALVEMQNWRALLENDQLRIEQKRGRVFLGWNEGKIYFPPTYKYSTNSDRYAGDDMHPKEKRRTPAWCDRILWYGEGLHQLSYVRGESKFSDHRPVYGIFWAEVESAHGRLKKTMSCSRSRIEVEELLPYSGGYTELSFF from the exons ATGAGAGATGAGAATTCCAAGAAAAGCAAG CTCTCATGGTCAAAGAAAATGGTCAGAAAGTTCTTTAATATCAAATGCAAGACTGAGGATTCCCAAGCCGACGGTGCTGCTTATGGAG GAGGTGACGTGGAATGCAGAAGTAGGAATAGCTTCTCTGAGAGAGAGCCATGCACAATCAAAAAGAGCAAAACAG AGAAGTTTAGCAGAAGCACAGATCAGGTGAGGCGAGCAAGAATGAATCTTGACCACCCTCGAATTATAGATGTGCAGAATTATAG CATTTTTGTAGCTACGTGGAATGTAGCTGGAAGATCTCCGCCAAATACTTTGAATTTAGATGATTGGCTTCACTCTTCATCACCCGCAGACATTTATGTTCTTGG ATTTCAAGAGATAGTTCCCTTGAATGCTGGTAATATCTTAGGGGCAGAAGACAATGGCCCTGCTAAAAAATGGTTGGCTCTCATCAGAAAGACTTTAAACAATCTTCCTGGCACCAGTGGAAGTAGTGGGTGTTATACACCATCTCCCATACCTCAGCCAGTTGTGGAGCTGAATGCAGATTTTGAGGGATCAGCTAGGCAGAAGAATTCATCTTTCTTCCATAGGCGATCATTTCAGACAACTTCTAGTGGTTGGGGAATGGACAATGATCCTTCAGTTGTGCAACCGCGGCTGGATAGAAGATACAGCGTTTGTGATCGTGTAATTTTTGGTCACAGGCCAAGTGACTTTGATCCCAGTTTTAGATGGGGCTACAGGCCTAGTGACTATTCCAGGGCAAGTGACTACTCAAGACCAAGTGACTACTCAAGATGGGGTTCATCAGACGATGACAATGGCCTTGGGGATTCACCAAGTACAGTCTTATTTTCCCCAATGTCCCGTGGTGGAGGTGGACCTTCCTTTAATGAAGAGGGATATGCCATGCCAGGTCACTCAAGGTACTGCCTTGTTGCTAGTAAGCAAATGGTGGGAATATATCTTACAATATGGGTGAGAAGTGAACTGAAAGATCATGTTCAAAATATGAAAGTGTCTTGTGTTGGCAGAGGATTGATGGGTTATCTGGGAAACAAG GGATCCATCTCAATTAGTATGTCTTTGCATGAAACAAGCTTTTGCTTTATCTGTAGCCATTTAACCTCAGGACAGAAAGAGGGTGATGAACTAAGAAGAAATTCTGATGTTATGGAGATTCTTAAAAAGACAAGGTTTCCTCGTGTTCAAGGTGTGGACAATGATAAGTCTCCACAGACAATCCTCGATCATGA TCGAATTATATGGCTTGGAGATTTGAACTACCGGATTGCCCTCTCCTACCGTTCTGCTAAGGCACTTGTTGAGATGCAAAACTGGAGAGCATTATTAGAGAATGATCAA TTAAGAATAGAGCAGAAAAGAGGTCGTGTGTTTCTGGGGTGGAATGAAGGGAAGATATATTTTCCTCCAACGTACAAGTATTCAACTAATTCAGATAGATATGCTGGAGATGATATGCATCccaaagagaaaaggagaaccCCTGCTTG gtGTGACCGTATTTTGTGGTATGGAGAAGGTCTACATCAGTTATCGTATGTCCGTGGGGAATCAAAGTTTTCAGATCACAGACCTGTGTATGGCATATTTTGGGCTGAGGTTGAGTCAGCTCATGGTAGATTGAAGAAAACTATGAGTTGTTCTCGTTCCAGAATTGAGGTGGAGGAACTTCTGCCATATTCCGGTGGATATACTGAACTGAGTTTTTTTTAA